TCGTCCGACACCAGGTAGAGGACCCGTCGACCGCCGGACGCGGGCCCGCCGAGCGCCATGCCCTCGACGTTGTCGAGCAGCGGATTGGGCTGGGGCTGCCGCGCCGTCGCACCGGACGGCGGGCAGTCGACCAGGTCGACCACCGGCTCCTTGCGCAGCGCGGCACCGGGCTCGTCCCGCAGGGACCCGACGTCCGTGACGTCCCGGGCGCCCCGGGTGGACGCCCGGTAGACGCGCACGGTGTTGCCGACGCCCGCCGTGAACCCCCGCTCCAACGCCAACAGGCCCCCGTCGCCCAACGCGACCAGCTCCACCAGCCCGAGCGACGCGTCGGTGCGGTAGGCGTACTGCGCGGCGGGCTCGTAGGCCCCGCCCGGACGGCCCCGGTAGCTCAGGATGCGCACCGCGCCCGGCCCATCCGGGGCCAGCGAGCCCTCCATGCCCCCGTACAGCGTCCGGCCGTCGGGCGACGCGGCCAGCGACTCGAACGTCTGGTTGCGGGCCGCCTGACCCGCGGGCGCCACCCTGAACCGCTCCGGGACCGGCAGCTCCGCCGACTGCCCGCCGTCGCCCCTCCGGAACCGCCGAATGGACGGCTCGCTCTCCGAACTCGCCAGCACCGTCCGCCCGCCCCGTTCGATCACCAGGCCCTCGCCGTCGAAGTCCCCGCCGTTGTACGGGGTCCCGTCCGGCCGCTTCAGCGTGGTGGCGCCCGAGGCCGCGACGTCGAGACCGTTCCGGCCGCGCCGCAGCGAGAACTCCACGATCCGCGCCGGCGTCGTGCCGATGTTGTCCACCAGCGCCACCGCGCGGCCCCGACCGTCGAGACCCAGCGCCGAAAGGCCCGACACCGCGGTCCCCGACACCTCGGACTTGTCCAACGCGTCGGAGAAGCCCAGCAGCGACGCCGACGGAGAACAGAACCCCGGCCGGTCCGGACGGCCCACCGCGGACGCCGCGGCGGTGCCCGCCGGCACCCCCGACACGGCGAGCGCGACGGCCGCCGCCGCGGGCAAGACGAACGTGCGGGTCCTCATACCGGCCTCCCGGCGGTCGACACTGGGCTACGCCGGATGATCGAACCGCACCCGCACCACCGCCCGCCCAACGCCCGGTGAACGGCCCGAGGACCCCCAGGGCATGGCGATCGACCCGTCAGTCGTGGTCACCGCCGTTCATCCGGCGCAGCAACGGCTCGGCGAACCACAGCCACGTCGCCAGCACGGCGATGATCCCCGCGGTGATCATCGGAAGGAGCCCGTCGAAGAGGTAGTCGACCACCAGCAGCGTCGCCGCCGTCATCGACACCCCCAGCGACAACGTCCCGACCATGCCGTACACGTTCGAACGATGCACCAGCGGTTCCTTCAGACCCTGGCGGAACAGGACACGATGCTGGGCCACCGGGGCGATGAAGAACAA
The DNA window shown above is from Thermomonospora umbrina and carries:
- a CDS encoding esterase-like activity of phytase family protein, yielding MRTRTFVLPAAAAVALAVSGVPAGTAAASAVGRPDRPGFCSPSASLLGFSDALDKSEVSGTAVSGLSALGLDGRGRAVALVDNIGTTPARIVEFSLRRGRNGLDVAASGATTLKRPDGTPYNGGDFDGEGLVIERGGRTVLASSESEPSIRRFRRGDGGQSAELPVPERFRVAPAGQAARNQTFESLAASPDGRTLYGGMEGSLAPDGPGAVRILSYRGRPGGAYEPAAQYAYRTDASLGLVELVALGDGGLLALERGFTAGVGNTVRVYRASTRGARDVTDVGSLRDEPGAALRKEPVVDLVDCPPSGATARQPQPNPLLDNVEGMALGGPASGGRRVLYLVSDDNGNAAQITRVYALSVRLGRMS
- a CDS encoding DUF6328 family protein — protein: MTSESHPHRTGGGPETPAERADRNFVELLQGFRVAVTGVQVLFAFLLTVPFSPGFARVAEGDRRLFYVSLLGAAVASLFFIAPVAQHRVLFRQGLKEPLVHRSNVYGMVGTLSLGVSMTAATLLVVDYLFDGLLPMITAGIIAVLATWLWFAEPLLRRMNGGDHD